Genomic DNA from Desulfonema ishimotonii:
CGAGCTGAAACCCGGTCGCGAATATCTGAAAAAATATATGGACAGGGAGCTTTACCTTATTGAATCCGGGTCGGAAACACTGCGTCTTGAACATATCGCGCTGGTGCCCAGGGGAGACCATCTCACGGTGGCCCTTGTGGGCGAAGCCATTGACAGGGCCGCCCTGCCCGGAGAGACGGGCAGGCTAGTCGAAGCCGTTCTCTCTCTCCCGCAGGTCCGAGCCCTCCTTCCCCGTATCACCCCGCAGAACACGCCGGTCGCCTGCACATGCAGCCCCCGGATGGCCGTGAAACCCGCAACAGCACCTTTCGGAGACAGGATCGCAATGGTGGGTGACGCTCTGGGCGCACGGCTTTACAAGGACGGTCTCTGCTCCGCGTTTATCACCGCGGAGGCCCTGGCGGAAACGGTGATTCACCGCGGGACAGACCCCGAAAGCCTGTCAGCGGGATATGGCCCCACCGCAAAATGGCTGGAAAGGGACAACCGCTATGGCGAAAGGGTCTTCAAAGCCATCCGACTCGCCTTTGCCGCCCCTGTTGTGAGCCGGATCATTTACCAGGCCTTTGCCACGGAAATGAAATTCAGGGAAAGAGACCGGCGGCCCCTGGGCGATCTCCTCCGAAAAATCGGAAGCGGAACCGCTGATTACCACGACATCTTCCGGGATCTGACCCGGGGGCCGGTTCTCCGGTCCGTGCTGACAGGCGCGTATAAAACCGCAAGGAATATCCTCACCGAGGTCTTTTTCGGCATCAGCTGGGAAACCTATGGCCGGTATCCGACGGTCATTCTGAAGGAAAAACGGGATTATTTCAAAAAATCCATCGTCGTCCCCCTGGGAACAGAGCCGGAGGCCGCACCCGAAATGGAGCGGATGTACGCCATCAAGATCCGGGCTTCTGCCGGGGCGATCTTTGAGGAACTGGGCAAATTCGGCGACGCTGAAGGCAAATTTCTCCGGCTCCGGTTTGTGGATGTGCGCAGAACCCGGGGGCTGCCGAACCAGGTCGGCACCGTGGTCACGTACCGGCTGCGAATGCTGCCGGTTTCAATGGATATCCGCCTGGCCCGGTGCATCCCCGGCAAAACCCTGCTGTATGAACCGGGAGAACTTTTCGCAGAGCGGGGAAAGCTGATCTTTGATATCTCCCCCACAAAGGACGGAAACAACCGCCTGGTCATCTACACCGCCTTTGATTTTAAGCGCGGCAGGGGCATCCTCAGCCGGATATTCTGGACGCTCTTTAAAAAGCTGTTCCCCGAATACGCCCATGACGTGGTGTGGAATCACGCCATCTGCTGCATAAAGGGGGAGGCGGAAAAAAACGCGGAAAGAGGATTCGGCGGGAACCGGTCGCCCGCCCCGCCGCAATCCGGGTAATGACCCGCAGCCAACATACGGGTTGTTATCCGTGCGGATATCCCGTATAAAATCTGTCACACTTTTTTACAGGGCCGCCGGTATCGGCACGAAAAGCGCTGTCCGACCGAACCCGTGGCGGATTGTCAGGACAGCCTGACGGCTGCCGGAAGGGAACATGAAAGGAGATTATGGAGAAAAATTCGGAAATCATAGCGGGCATTCCCTTTTTCAGCGATCTTACAGAGGCGCAACTGACAGCGGTCCTCCGGATTATGACGGAACGGACATATAACCGGGGGGAACTGATATTCTCCGATGGCGATCCGGGGGACGGTTTCTATGCGGTGGCCCGGGGAAAGGTCAAGATTTTCAAGATGTCGTCCGAAGGCAAGGAGCAGATCCTGCACATTTTCGGTCCGGGCGAGCCCTTCGGAGAGGTGCCGGTCTTCAGCGGCAGATCCTTTCCGGCCAATGCCCAGGCCATTGCCAAAAGCCGCCTCCTCTTCTTCCCCCGCAAAGACTTCATCCGGCTCATCACGGAGACGCCGGCACTGGCCCTCAACATGCTGGCCGTCCTGTCCATGCGGCTGCGTCAGTTTACAGTGCAGATCGAAAACCTCTCTCTGAAAGAGGTGCCGGAGCGGCTGGCGGCCTACCTGATCTATCTGGCCGGGGAACAGGAGACCGATACGGTCACGCTGCCCATCTCCAAGGGCCAGCTGGCCAGCCTCCTGGGCACGATTCCCGAAACCCTGTCGCGGATTTTCGCAAAAATGAGCGGTGACGGCCTGATCGCGGTCACCGGAAAAACGATTTGCCTGCTGAACCGTGACCATCTGGCCTGTATCGCCGAATACGGAAAGGCATGTGAACTGTAAGAGACTTTGAAAACATAAAAATGCCGATATCCGTTAACGGTAGGACGGGGTTACGGCCCCGTCAGGTCTGTAATTTTTTACCCGTTTTCTGACGATCTGACCATATGATTTTACATTGTCATAAAACCAGATTCATCGCATATCATACCGTTTCCATTTTGAAAAACCCATTATCTGGAATTCCGACGCAGCGCCCTCAGTCTGAATATCTGTGACTCGGTATCATGGGCGGAATAAATTACCGCTGACAGGCCGACGTTGCGTATCGCCTGTTTTTTTTGGGGGACGCAGCCCCAATGCCATTAAGTGACGCCCCGGAATAAATTCCGGGGCTGAACCCGCAAAACAGGCTGAAGCCTGTTGGCATCCCCGGCCAACCCGCTTCAGCGGGTTTCAGGGATTCAGCCGGGGAATTCATTCCCCGGCGGGATTTGCCGCGACGCCCCGGAATCTGACGGTCCCTGTTTTGAGAAAAACGGATTTTCCTAAAAAAATCCGCTTAACTTAAGGAGATTTCCGGTAAAAAATATACCGTTCAGAGACACGGTGGCCAAAATCCGGATTACTCTGCAACAGACATGAAGCGCATATGGGGGATTTTGCCCACCCTGCCGGAGGGTATATTCATTCTTGAAAATCACCTAATGGCATTGGAACGCAGCCCTGCCCATCAAAAGCTGTTTTAAAAATACCGGCGGCTCAGAAACGGAGTGCGAAAACTGAGGCCGGAGGCCGGTTTTTCGCGGATTTTGCAAAAGATCGCCCCTTCGGGGCCTGACTTTTGCACTCCGAAAAAAAATTTTAAACAGCTTCTTAAACATATTCCACCCCATGTCACAGGGGGACTGAAACGCGCCGCCCTCCCCGCTTCAGGGCGCTGAGTGTATCATCGGCAGCAGGCTTCAGCCCGGTTCGGCTTTCAGCCGGGGGATTTATTCCCCGGCGTTCGGATTCCGGGATTTTCAGACCGGCGATTGTAAAATCGGCATCCATTCTGATTCTGAATTTCCGGTAATTTCCCTAATATTTCTCAAATCCCTCGTCATCAAAATCGAGAGAAAGCGGATCATCGGGGGGTAATTTGCGGATTGCCGGTCTGCGCAAACGGACCGGGGGGTTCTCTTTGTCGGCCTGGCTGTCCCGGGACGCGCTCTCCGGCGATGCGGAGGCCGGATGGGGCCGCAATTTTTTCATCCCGACCGGCAAACGCCCCGGCCCATCATCAGATTCCGCCTGCATTTCATCCCCGTCACCCATTCTGAAATAGGCGATCGTTTCCCGGAGCGTTGCGGTCTGGTTGCTCATTTCCCGGGAATACCGGACCATAAACTCGGAGGTTGACGCCATCTCAATGGCCGATGCGGAAAGCTCTTCGGAGGATTTGGCATTCTGCTGAATCACCTGGTCCAGGGACTGAATCGAGTTGTTGATCTGCTCCGACCCTGTTGACTGTTCGCGGCTGGCCGCACTGATCTCCTGAACCAGTTCCGCAGTCTTCTGAATATCCGGCACGATCCGGGCCAGCATTTCACCGGCCCGATCCGCCACATCCACACTGCTCACGGATATGCCACTGATTTCAGCGGCCGCGTTCCTGCTTCGCTCAGAGAGCTTGCGCACCTCGGAGGCGACAACGGCGAACCCCTTTCCGTATTCCCCGGCCCGCGCGGCTTCAATGGCCGCATTCAGGGCCAGCAGGTCCGTCTGCCGGGCAATCTCCTCGATAATGGTGATCTTCCTGGCAATGGACCTCATCGCCTCAACCGTCTCCGCCACCGTCTGCCCGCCCTTTCGTGCGTATTCTGACGAGTTCCGGGCGATCTTTTCGGTCTGGGAGGCATTTTCAGCATTCTGGCGGATATTGGCGGCCATCTCATCCATCGAAGCCGAGGCTTCCTCCGCTGCTGCGGCCTGTTCCGTTGTTCCCTGGGACATTTCTTCGGAATTTGAACTGATCTGCTGGCTCATATCTGCCAGCTGACCGGCGGCCTCTTTCACATGATGCGCCATCTCTTCGGCGCTGTCTGATGCCTGTTTGACATCGGTGACGACCGCCCGGAGTTTTTTGACCATCCGGGCAAGGGCCCTGCCAAGCGAGTCTTTTTCAGACAGGACGCTCACCTCGGCGTTCAGGTCGCCCCCGGCGATCTGTTCGGCCACCCGGACCGTCCCCTTCAGGTTGGCAACCATCCGGGCAAGGGATTTACCCAGCGAATCCCGTTCGGAAAGCATCTTCACCTCGGTGGCCAGATCGCCGTCAGCAATCTGCTCCGCCACCTGCACCGTCGTCCGCAGATTCTCAAGCATCCGGGAGAGGGCCTGGCCCAGACCATCCTTTTCCGAGTGAATCCTCACCTCTGCGTTCAGGTCGCCCTCGGCGATCTGCCGGGCCACCCCCGCAGTCGTTTTCAGGCTTCGGACCATCCGGGCAAGGGACCGGCCCAGTGTATCTTTTTCAGAGAGAACCGTCACCTCGGCGTTCAGGTCGCCCCCGGCGATCTGCTCCGCCACCCGTGCAGTTGAGCGAAGGGTCTCCGCCATCTCCTGCATGGCCCGGGCCAGCTGCGCGGTCTCGTCTTCCCCTCTGACCCTCAGCTCCCCGGAGAGATCGCCCTGGGAAATCGCCTGCGCCATGCCAACGACCCTGGCGATGGGGACAGCGATCTGACCGGAGATCAGCCACAGTACTGTCAGCGCACCGATCACACAGCCCAGGCCGATGCCGAGCATTTTCCACATGGCATGTTCCGCCCCGGCAGTGATTTTTTCCGCCGGTACCACCACATGAACGGACCAGGGCCGGGTCGTATTCAGGAGCGCCAGCGGCGTGAAAACCTCCAGGTTGCCACCGGTAATCTCCCCCGCTCTTCCGCCACGCTGAATCAGCGCCAGCTCTTCTGCCGGGTCTGTCCTGTGGATTTCCGACATGGCCTTTCCCACCAGCGCAGGCCTGTGTGTGACCCCGGCCAGGGTTCCGTTGTGGCTGATAATCATCATCCGGCCAGCCCCGTCGTAAATATCAATCTGATCCGCCTGCTTCTGAAGAAAATCCAGAGGCAGATCCAGGCCGACCATGCCGTAAAATTCGTGATTGGCAATAATCGGGGCCATCAGGCTGATGATCTGCGTTCCTGAGCCGTCTGCGGTATCTTCAAACGGATCGGTGGCATATGCCGTCAGGCTCTTTTTCAGCACGGCGTACCACGCCCCCGGTGTGCGGTTCGGGCAGTGGGAAGGAGAGGAGAGGAGGGAGCCGGTGAAGATATCACCGTTTGCCATCCGCTTCAGCCGGGGCGCGAATCTGCCGGTGTCATCATGGCCTTTCTCACCGATATATCCCACATCCATGCCGTCGAATCCGTCCGGTTCCCAGCAGGTGTAAACGGCCATAACGTCGGGGGTTCTCTCAAGTGTGATGTGCAGAATGTCCATGATATTATCGCGGTCAATGTCAAGCCGAACCGCTGTGTCCTTAACTGCCGAAAGCGTCTGCGCCAGGGTATGAGCCGCCCCCATGACGCTGTCCAGCCGGGATTTGACGAGGTCGGCCTGACTCCGGGCTGTTGCTGTCACCCCGCTCATAGCGCTTCCGATCATGTGGCGCTGCATGACATATACCGAATACCATATGATGATGGCCGATGTGATCAGGACGCAGACACCGGCCCCCAAAGCGATTTTGGTTCTGATGGATTTTAGTTTCACCGTCGCGACTCCTGTTGGTTTGCGTGACAGATTGTTTGCTGTATGAATTTTAGAAGCTGTTTTAAAAATATCGGCGGATCGGAAAGTTAAGGCCGAAGATCGATTTTTTGCAAAAGATCGCCCCCTTCGGGGGCTTAACTTTTGCACTCCGAAAAGCCGGGTTCCTGATTTTTAAAACAGCTTCTTACGCAAACAGACCGTCATCACCCGTCAGTTCAGATTTGACAGAGTACTGTCCTGCTGCTTCCGGTCTGTTCAGGGGGCAACGCTATTTAATCAGCTGCATCAGCATCTGCACGGGCTTTTCAATCTCTTCAGTCCCCCTTTTAACACCGGCCATATCGTTTTTCATTGCCGCATTGAAGATCTCATCGGCGGATGATTTGATCTGATTGGCGAATTTCTGCCAGATTTTTTTACCAAAAATCCGGGCCGTATAATACATCTGTTCGGCGTGAATCCGCTGGTGTTCTGCAATATGGATGATATCGTTCATATTCTGGCTGCTGACGGCCGCTTTCAACTCCTGCACATGGGCGTTCAGGATCTCTTTCAGGGTGACCGCGCTGACCATCAGCAAATGATTGAAGTGCAGGTAATACCGGGCCAGCCACATGCCGGTTTCATGCCGCTTTGTACCGCTGCGCAGGGCTTCACCGACACGGTTCATGTATAATGCCATCTGCCCGGCCTCATCAGCGGCCACCTTTCTTCCGGCACTTTCGGCAAGCTGCCTCAGCTTTTCGCTGTTTCTCCTGATATCGTCAACCGGCCCCAGCAATGCGGCGATATCTGTTTCGCCGCCGTCCATCAGACTGCTGACAAGCCCGAACAACTGATTCGTCGATTTCGCCGTGCTTCTGTAAAGGCTCAGAAACGCCTCATCCCCTGTTGCCGCCAGCACAGCAGCGGGCATGAGAAGGGAAACAAAACAGATCACCATCAACCGTGCCATTCTCTTCATCTTCCGGTTCTCCTTTTTTTGTAAGGAACTGCAAATGTCGTATCCGCGCGTTGTTTCGGGATTGCCATTTCCCCGACTGCGACGGAACGGGCGGCCCGTTTTTCCGGGTCAGGAGTTTTTGTAAGACTATTCTACAATTAAAATAAATATTTAATACAAATGAAGCCCGCAGATGTCAATGATTAACATTCTTATGGTGCGTTGTGACAAACAGACCGCCTGCAAAATTGAAAATCCGGTTTTGTACTGTTGATTTTATGGCAGGGAGTACAGGGTTCCCCTGTCGGCGGATACGCACCGGGGCGCTCCGCGCTCTGATCCAACTCACAACATCGGATGACATGAGACAGTCTGGCTCTGTAATTTGAACAGATTGAAATAAATAAATGATTATTTGAAAGGTTCTGACAGATTCACCGGAATGCATGAGTTCTGCTCATGCCTTTTCCGACACGCGCATGAGCAGAACTCATGCACTCCGATTTTCAAAAACTTTATCAGTAATCACTTACCGTTTCTATTTTGAAAAGTTTCATTATCCGGAGTTCAGACTTCAGGTTTCAATTCATTTAAATTCCGACGCCGGAACCCCGTTCCGGCAGATTGAATACTGGCGGATTTCATCTGTGACAAAGTCCGTTTCCGTCAAAAGGGAGAATTCCGTTACGTGAGAGACTTACAGATTCCCTCTTTCGCCGAAATGACGGCCCCTCAGACTTTTTACAAGTTCATCAAAGCTGACAAAACACTGCGGAGAAAGCCACAGAGAAAGATCTGTTACAAATTATCTCAGGCGGGTAACACAGGGGGAAGGGCGTTGAGGATTTTCCGGGGAAACGCCGTGCCAGATGTCAGAGGGTTGGAAAATCAGGAGATCTCCGGACGGCCTGACACCTGACAGGGGATTTTTTATGCTGGCAGAAGAGGATGAAGGGTCGGTTAATGCGGATTTTTGCCGCAGCAGCTTCCGGGACCGGCGCAGCCGGCATGGCCCGGAGATGAGCCGCAACAGGCCGTATCGCCCGCTCCGGGCATACTGTTTCTGGCCGACCCGGACACGGATGAAGAGGCAGAGAGCAGCTTTTTCAGCCGGGTACTGCCGCAGGCTGTGCATTCAGGCGCATCATCCGATGCGGCGATAAGAATTTCACATATTTTTCCACAGTCCTGACACAGGTACTCAAAAAGCGGCATGATCTCCTCCCCCTTTTCTAATTTCCGTTTCCATTTGCGTTTTCATATTCATCCAGTGCCTTATGAAGGGTTTTCACGGCCAGCTGGATGCAATGGTGTTTCTTTTCGGGAATTTCTTCCAGTACCTTGAAAACATCCCCGTCATTGAGGTTGCGGGCATAATCCATGGTTTTTCCTTTGATCAGGTCAACCGCAGCCATGGCGGCGGAAATCGCCCCCGCACATCCCAGCACCTGATACCTGGCGTCTGTGATAATATCACCGTCGAGCTTCAGGTAGATACTCATTGTATCTCCGCAGCTACCGGTCATGTCACTGACCTGGTCCGCATCGGAAATGCTGCCCATATAGGGTTTCTGAATGTAGTAGTTAATGGCCTTTTCTGAATAGCCGGAGCTGGCGAGCATATCCTGCAGACCTGCTGTTGCGGCCGGGTCGGTAATCTGTTCGTGATTCATATTTTATCCTCTAATGTATACATCCGTCATGACCGTGATGACCGGAACACGTCATTTCCGGGCTGAATTTGGGAAGTTTGCCGGTTTTAATCAGGTCCAGGTTTTCGGAAACCGTCCCCTCCACCGCCCGGTATGCTGTAACACCTGCGAAGTTCAGCTTGTTCAGCGCGCCCCTGCCGATGCCGCCCACGACGACAGAATCAACAGTCTCCCCGCCAAGGGCGGACAGAGGCTGGCAGTTTCCATGTGTGTGATTGAGGTCACTGTTTTGTATGACCTTTGAATCATCGGTTTCCGTATCCAATATGACGAAAAACTGTGCTGTGCCGAAATGGCTGTATACGGGACTGTCAAGACCGGAATTTTTCTGGGTCGGAAAAGCTATTTTCATTTATACAACTCCCTCAAGATAAATTTAGGGAATAAATATGCCTAAAATGAGCCTGTGTCAAGCGCATTATTTCTCATAATTTCTCATAGTTCAACCCTATTCAGTGGCGGATGTGAAAGAGACAGGATCTATCCCTTTCCGATTTTTATACATTTTACAGAAAAAATTTCGCCGGAACAAAAAAACAGACGTCCACCCGGCTGAACACGGGTTCCGGCTGCAGGTGAACCGGGCCGGAGAAATTTGACAAACGGGCGGCATTCTGACATATCTCAGCCTTTCACCGGCAGCCGCCTGAGACGATGGAGAACAAAGGGATTGAAACCCATGACAGACAGAGATGAGATATTTGCAGATGAAAGGCCTGTGATTGCGGCACACCGGGGAGATCCCGGAGGTCAGGCTGTACAGCGCGCCAGACCCGTAAAGCCTGTATCTGCCGGAAACCGCCGCATTGCGACGGACGAAGGTGAGGGCCTTTAAATGAAACGCGCAAAATGGTTCTATCACCCCATCTTCATCTTCATCTTTTCCATTCTGGCGCTCTGCACCTCGCTCTTTCTGTATATCTACTGGTACATGAAGGTCAGTACCGGCCTGGAGACGCTGGCGCAGAAATTCAGCATTGCCCCCGAACAGGCGCTGAAATCCGAGACCTGGGTGGTGATTCTGGTTCTTTCGATTCTGGTGGGAATCATTCTCATGGGAATTTTCACGATCTTCGTCTACAACCAGAAGACATTACAGCTTTACCGGCTGCAGCACAATTTCATCAACAATTTCACCCATGAGCTGAAGACGCCCGTCACCTCCCTGAAACTTTACCTGGAGACCTTTCTGAAACACGACATCTCCAGAGACGATCAGCTCCGGTATATCCGGTACATGCTGCAGGACGTGAGCCGCCTTTCGGATAACATCAGCCGCATTCTGGATCTGGCCCGGATTGAGAGCAAGAGCTACGGGGGCGAGTTTGTCATGTCGGATCTTGTTCAGCTTACAGCGGATTTTTACGGAAATAATCGCCATCTTTTTCAGAACTGCCAGATCCGGGTTCACAGGCCGCCCGGCCCGTCTTTCTTATATCCGGTAAATGTCTCTCTTTTTGAAATGCTCCTGATCAATCTGGCAACCAACGCCATCAAATACAACCGGTCCGGCACCCCGCAGGTTGATATTTCCTTTGAGCTGCAAAAGCGGAATCTCCACATCCATTTTGCCGACAACGGCATCGGCCTTGAAAAAGGGGATATAAAACGGATATTCAGGAAGTTCTACCAGGTGGGCCGGTCGGACGACATGTCGGCCAAAGGCAGCGGGCTGGGACTCTATCTGGTCCAAAGCATTGCCAGAATTCACAGGGGAAAAATCTCCGCCAGAAGCCGGGGACGCGACAGGGGGACGACCTTTACGCTCAGATTACCCTTCAGAACATGAAATGATTCAGAAGGCCTTCCGGTGAAACCGGCAGGCGACCCCTTTGTCCTGCAAAAAAAGCCGGACAAAGGGGACCGGCCTATCTGGCAGTTCCTTTTTTCAGCTTTTCTTCGATCTGAGCAAAGAGATCCTTCTGCTCCTGCTCCTTTCTGGCCTGAAAATCCTCGATTTTCTGCCTGAAATTTTTCCGGTCGTTCTGAAATTTTTCAATCTCCTCCTGAAGGCCTGTGCCCGCCTCTCCCTCGGGAATCTCCTCCAGCTTCAGATGATCTCTGACGAAAAGGCGGGTTCCGAAAGGCCCTTTCACCTTTTCGATCACCCCCATGTCATGAAGCCTGTTGCATATCAGATGCCCCTGCTCCGGAGAGAAGGAGAGCATGTCGCACACCGCGTTAATGGCGGGCGGTTCCGCATTCCGATACTCCAGAATCCTCACAGCCGAAACAATAAGGTGACTTTTGGAATAAAAATCTCTGTGTTGCATAATCTCTGCCTGCCTGTTGCTTTCCTGTGCCGGACGGATGCCGGGTCGGTATTTCACACCACAAAAGGACATCCGTGTTCTTCCGTTTCCGGTGCGGTTCTGTAAAAAAACGGCCTGCGGCCATATTCGCGAAAGGGGACCGGCTTCCGCTTTCACGGGAATGGCAAAAAAAATGAGCTGAACAGATTTTTTACAGCACCATCACATCTTGACATCACAATCTAAGAAGAGTAACATTTCTTCGATTTTTGTTCAAGCCATTGTGAGCGGATTTTTACAGTCCGTTTTTTTTATTATTACATTAAAAAACAGAATATTATATTTTTTCAGTTGTCGGGCCGGAGCGTTTGCAGCTCTGCCGTGCCCGACGGATAACCCGATAAAAACAAATACCCGCCCGAACACCGGGGATAAGGAGATGATGATGACAGAAATCGTTAACGTAAAGGCAAGAGAAGTACTGGATTCACGGGGAAACCCCACCGTAGAGGCGGATGTTGAACTGGCATGCGGGGCACTGGGCCGCGCCATCGTGCCCTCCGGCGCATCCACCGGCCAGCGGGAAGCCCTTGAGCTTCGGGATTCGGATGCCAAACGGTATAACGGAAAAGGCGTGACGGCGGCGGTAAAAAATGTGATGAATGAGATCGCACCGGCGGTACGGGGCATGGATGCGGCGAACCAGCTGGCCCTGGACAATTTCATGATTGACCTGGATGGCACGCCCAACAAATCAAAACTGGGGGCCAACGCCATTCTCGGCGTCTCCATGGCGGCGGCACGCGCTGCGGCCCAGGCCTGTGACCTGAGCCTGTACAAATACCTGGGCGGCATCACCGCCAGATACCTGCCGGTGCCCATGATGAACGTCATCAACGGCGGCGCACATGCGGCCAACAACCTCGATATTCAGGAATTTATGATCATCCCCTTTGGCGCGGAAAACATTGCCGCCGCCGTCCGCATGGGCGCGGAAACCTTTCACTCGCTCAGAAAAATCCTGAAGGAAAAGGGGCTCAATACGGCAGTGGGCGATGAGGGCGGGTTTGCCCCGAACCTCGAATCCAACGAAGATGCCATCAGATTCATTATGAGCGCCATCGAAACCGCCGGTTACACACCGGGCGAGGACATCGGGCTGGCCCTGGACGTGGCGTCCAGCGAGTTCTACACAGAGGGAAAGTATGTCCTCAGGGGCGAGGGCAAAACCCTGACGGCCGAAGAGATGGTCAATTACTACGGGGAACTGGCATCGAAATACCCCATCATCTCCATTGAAGACGGCATGGCGGAAAACGACTGGGATGGCTGGGAAGTGCTGACAGAAAATCTGGGCACAGGGATTCAGCTAGTGGGCGATGATGTGTTTGTCACCAATCCGCAGATCTTCGGCGAGGGCATTGACCGGGACATTGCCAACTCGATTCTGATCAAGCTGAACCAGATCGGCACGGTTACAGAGACCCTGGACGCCATCGAGATGGCCAAACAGGCAGGCTATACCACCGTCATCTCTCACCGGTCCGGCGAAACCGAGGACACCTTTATCGCTGACCTGGCTGTGGGCGTAAACGGCGGCCAGATCAAGACCGGCTCCATGTCCCGTACCGACCGGATCGCCAAGTACAACCAGCTCATCCGCATCGAAGAAGAGCTGGGCGATGCGGCCCTGTTTTCAAACAATATATTTATCGCGGAATAATTTTCCCGGAAGTCCGGGAAATATCAGTTTACGATTGACGGATTTGTCATCAGCGAATAAAGATGGTCTCGTAAAAGGTCTGTTTTCTTCATTTTCTGTCATTCTGTCAGGGGGGGATTCCCGGCAATGGCAGATCCTCAGACGTTTTACGGGTTCATCCGCAAAAAACAGACAGAAATATAAACAGCAGGGGAAAC
This window encodes:
- a CDS encoding NAD(P)/FAD-dependent oxidoreductase, producing the protein MQNSQLRETTTLKDGSRVTVVGGGPAGAFFAIRLLRAAKQTRRNIAVTIIEKKGVRLPDRMPWRLKGCNFCAGVISPKLHELLSRNGIMLPPGLICQEFTHIWIHGQWKNFPLRIPPDQRMYAVFRGTLPPDRGDLTGGFDNFLLQKAGDEGAAIITGEVRDIRYTPSRKPLLTVKSPSGATNTVESDFVAVAAGVNPSPDSPLFRSCQRILPGFKPPRVRRALIFELKPGREYLKKYMDRELYLIESGSETLRLEHIALVPRGDHLTVALVGEAIDRAALPGETGRLVEAVLSLPQVRALLPRITPQNTPVACTCSPRMAVKPATAPFGDRIAMVGDALGARLYKDGLCSAFITAEALAETVIHRGTDPESLSAGYGPTAKWLERDNRYGERVFKAIRLAFAAPVVSRIIYQAFATEMKFRERDRRPLGDLLRKIGSGTADYHDIFRDLTRGPVLRSVLTGAYKTARNILTEVFFGISWETYGRYPTVILKEKRDYFKKSIVVPLGTEPEAAPEMERMYAIKIRASAGAIFEELGKFGDAEGKFLRLRFVDVRRTRGLPNQVGTVVTYRLRMLPVSMDIRLARCIPGKTLLYEPGELFAERGKLIFDISPTKDGNNRLVIYTAFDFKRGRGILSRIFWTLFKKLFPEYAHDVVWNHAICCIKGEAEKNAERGFGGNRSPAPPQSG
- a CDS encoding Crp/Fnr family transcriptional regulator, translating into MEKNSEIIAGIPFFSDLTEAQLTAVLRIMTERTYNRGELIFSDGDPGDGFYAVARGKVKIFKMSSEGKEQILHIFGPGEPFGEVPVFSGRSFPANAQAIAKSRLLFFPRKDFIRLITETPALALNMLAVLSMRLRQFTVQIENLSLKEVPERLAAYLIYLAGEQETDTVTLPISKGQLASLLGTIPETLSRIFAKMSGDGLIAVTGKTICLLNRDHLACIAEYGKACEL
- a CDS encoding methyl-accepting chemotaxis protein, producing the protein MKLKSIRTKIALGAGVCVLITSAIIIWYSVYVMQRHMIGSAMSGVTATARSQADLVKSRLDSVMGAAHTLAQTLSAVKDTAVRLDIDRDNIMDILHITLERTPDVMAVYTCWEPDGFDGMDVGYIGEKGHDDTGRFAPRLKRMANGDIFTGSLLSSPSHCPNRTPGAWYAVLKKSLTAYATDPFEDTADGSGTQIISLMAPIIANHEFYGMVGLDLPLDFLQKQADQIDIYDGAGRMMIISHNGTLAGVTHRPALVGKAMSEIHRTDPAEELALIQRGGRAGEITGGNLEVFTPLALLNTTRPWSVHVVVPAEKITAGAEHAMWKMLGIGLGCVIGALTVLWLISGQIAVPIARVVGMAQAISQGDLSGELRVRGEDETAQLARAMQEMAETLRSTARVAEQIAGGDLNAEVTVLSEKDTLGRSLARMVRSLKTTAGVARQIAEGDLNAEVRIHSEKDGLGQALSRMLENLRTTVQVAEQIADGDLATEVKMLSERDSLGKSLARMVANLKGTVRVAEQIAGGDLNAEVSVLSEKDSLGRALARMVKKLRAVVTDVKQASDSAEEMAHHVKEAAGQLADMSQQISSNSEEMSQGTTEQAAAAEEASASMDEMAANIRQNAENASQTEKIARNSSEYARKGGQTVAETVEAMRSIARKITIIEEIARQTDLLALNAAIEAARAGEYGKGFAVVASEVRKLSERSRNAAAEISGISVSSVDVADRAGEMLARIVPDIQKTAELVQEISAASREQSTGSEQINNSIQSLDQVIQQNAKSSEELSASAIEMASTSEFMVRYSREMSNQTATLRETIAYFRMGDGDEMQAESDDGPGRLPVGMKKLRPHPASASPESASRDSQADKENPPVRLRRPAIRKLPPDDPLSLDFDDEGFEKY
- a CDS encoding FmdB family zinc ribbon protein, coding for MPLFEYLCQDCGKICEILIAASDDAPECTACGSTRLKKLLSASSSVSGSARNSMPGAGDTACCGSSPGHAGCAGPGSCCGKNPH
- a CDS encoding iron-sulfur cluster assembly scaffold protein, giving the protein MNHEQITDPAATAGLQDMLASSGYSEKAINYYIQKPYMGSISDADQVSDMTGSCGDTMSIYLKLDGDIITDARYQVLGCAGAISAAMAAVDLIKGKTMDYARNLNDGDVFKVLEEIPEKKHHCIQLAVKTLHKALDEYENANGNGN
- a CDS encoding NifB/NifX family molybdenum-iron cluster-binding protein, coding for MKIAFPTQKNSGLDSPVYSHFGTAQFFVILDTETDDSKVIQNSDLNHTHGNCQPLSALGGETVDSVVVGGIGRGALNKLNFAGVTAYRAVEGTVSENLDLIKTGKLPKFSPEMTCSGHHGHDGCIH
- a CDS encoding sensor histidine kinase, with translation MKRAKWFYHPIFIFIFSILALCTSLFLYIYWYMKVSTGLETLAQKFSIAPEQALKSETWVVILVLSILVGIILMGIFTIFVYNQKTLQLYRLQHNFINNFTHELKTPVTSLKLYLETFLKHDISRDDQLRYIRYMLQDVSRLSDNISRILDLARIESKSYGGEFVMSDLVQLTADFYGNNRHLFQNCQIRVHRPPGPSFLYPVNVSLFEMLLINLATNAIKYNRSGTPQVDISFELQKRNLHIHFADNGIGLEKGDIKRIFRKFYQVGRSDDMSAKGSGLGLYLVQSIARIHRGKISARSRGRDRGTTFTLRLPFRT